Proteins from a genomic interval of Microbacterium imperiale:
- the thiL gene encoding thiamine-phosphate kinase has protein sequence MPDLHPAATVGDLSEDVILARILERLGPADVAVGPGDDAAVLDLADARAVVTTDTLVHGPDFRLAWSNGRDLGAKSAAVNLADIAAMGARPVALFVALAMPPSTTLAFVEDLATGLREACDELAPGCRVAGGDLTISETLTIAVTAIGELTPGGRPVLRSGARVGDVVAIAGDVGVAAAGLDILFERFRDAAGEPVAVDASVLTDAERAAVAGQLRPRPPIAAGTRAAAAGATAMMDVSDGLVRDARRLARASGVTLDLERASLEPDSERALRGGEDHALLATFPAQTPLPRPFRIIGVVRDAGEATVTVDGVPADGPGGWDPYRDWDGAAG, from the coding sequence ATGCCCGACCTGCACCCCGCCGCGACCGTCGGCGACCTCTCGGAGGACGTGATCCTGGCGCGGATCCTCGAACGGCTGGGCCCCGCCGACGTGGCGGTCGGCCCGGGCGACGATGCCGCTGTGCTCGACCTCGCCGACGCGCGCGCGGTCGTGACCACCGACACGCTCGTGCACGGGCCCGACTTCCGGCTGGCGTGGTCCAACGGTCGCGACCTCGGCGCGAAGTCCGCCGCCGTCAACCTCGCCGACATCGCCGCCATGGGGGCCCGGCCCGTTGCGCTGTTCGTGGCGCTCGCGATGCCGCCGAGCACGACGCTCGCCTTCGTCGAAGACCTCGCGACCGGCCTGCGCGAGGCGTGCGACGAGCTCGCGCCCGGATGCCGCGTCGCCGGCGGCGACCTGACGATCTCCGAGACGCTGACGATCGCCGTGACGGCGATCGGCGAACTGACGCCGGGAGGGCGTCCGGTCCTGCGATCGGGCGCGCGCGTCGGCGACGTCGTGGCCATCGCCGGCGACGTCGGCGTCGCGGCGGCCGGGCTCGACATCCTGTTCGAGCGCTTCCGCGATGCCGCGGGCGAGCCGGTCGCCGTCGACGCGTCGGTGCTGACCGATGCGGAGCGCGCCGCCGTCGCGGGTCAGCTGCGGCCGCGACCGCCCATCGCCGCGGGGACCCGGGCGGCCGCCGCGGGCGCCACCGCCATGATGGACGTCTCGGACGGCCTCGTGCGCGATGCCCGGCGCCTCGCGCGTGCCTCGGGTGTGACGCTCGACCTGGAACGTGCGTCGCTGGAACCCGACAGCGAGCGGGCGCTGCGCGGCGGGGAGGATCACGCGCTGCTGGCGACCTTCCCCGCGCAGACGCCGCTTCCCCGGCCCTTCCGGATCATCGGCGTCGTGCGCGACGCGGGTGAGGCCACCGTCACGGTCGACGGCGTTCCGGCCGACGGGCCCGGGGGATGGGACCCTTACCGAGACTGGGACGGCGCCGCGGGCTGA
- a CDS encoding D-alanine--D-alanine ligase family protein yields the protein MATTAVAVLFGGRSSEHSISSATAAGVLRAIDRDRYRVIPIGITREGAFVLEDDDPDKFALNPERMPEVADNGTRVLWPEPGGRRELRVRRADGAVDTLGEIDVVLPILHGPHGEDGTIQGFFDTLQLPYAGGGVFDSALCMDKHFMKVVLQAAGIPVAPWITVDLARWRRDPEGVRADAAALGVPSFVKPARAGSSVGVSKVHAADELDAALELAFAEDRKVLIEPAIVGREVEVAVLEGRGDAPARASLPGEIVLTTREFYDFEGKYLGGDGAEVVCPADVTADEIDALQRMAVAAFDAVDGRGLARVDFFQTPDGLVVNELNTMPGFTPISMFPKCWIASGLSYGELISELVEVALAREAAVTG from the coding sequence ATGGCGACGACAGCAGTAGCGGTGCTTTTCGGCGGGCGCTCCAGCGAGCATTCGATCAGTTCCGCCACGGCGGCCGGGGTGCTGCGGGCGATCGACCGTGATCGCTACCGCGTGATCCCGATCGGGATCACGCGCGAGGGGGCTTTCGTCCTCGAGGACGACGACCCCGACAAGTTCGCGCTGAACCCGGAGCGGATGCCCGAGGTGGCCGACAACGGCACGCGCGTGCTGTGGCCCGAGCCGGGCGGGCGCCGCGAGCTGCGGGTGCGCCGGGCCGACGGTGCCGTCGACACGCTCGGGGAGATCGACGTCGTCCTGCCCATCCTGCACGGACCGCACGGCGAGGACGGCACCATCCAGGGCTTCTTCGACACGCTTCAGCTGCCTTACGCGGGCGGCGGCGTGTTCGACTCGGCGCTGTGCATGGACAAGCACTTCATGAAGGTGGTCCTGCAGGCCGCAGGCATCCCGGTGGCACCGTGGATCACGGTCGACCTCGCGCGCTGGCGGCGCGATCCCGAGGGCGTGCGCGCGGATGCCGCTGCGCTCGGGGTGCCCAGTTTCGTCAAGCCCGCCCGCGCGGGATCGAGCGTCGGTGTGTCGAAGGTGCACGCGGCGGACGAGCTCGACGCGGCGCTGGAGCTGGCGTTCGCCGAAGACCGCAAGGTGCTCATCGAGCCGGCGATCGTCGGACGCGAGGTCGAGGTGGCGGTGCTCGAGGGGCGCGGAGACGCACCCGCCCGGGCCTCGCTGCCGGGTGAGATCGTGCTGACCACGCGCGAGTTCTACGACTTCGAGGGCAAGTACCTCGGCGGGGACGGGGCCGAGGTGGTGTGCCCGGCTGACGTGACGGCCGACGAGATCGATGCGCTGCAGCGCATGGCGGTCGCCGCGTTCGACGCCGTCGACGGGCGCGGACTGGCGCGTGTCGACTTCTTCCAGACCCCGGACGGTCTCGTCGTCAACGAGCTGAACACGATGCCCGGCTTCACGCCGATCTCGATGTTCCCCAAGTGCTGGATCGCCTCGGGCCTCAGCTACGGCGAGCTCATCTCCGAGCTGGTAGAGGTGGCACTGGCGCGCGAGGCGGCGGTCACCGGCTGA
- the rsmD gene encoding 16S rRNA (guanine(966)-N(2))-methyltransferase RsmD: MTRIISGAAGSLTLAVPDRGTRPTSDRVRESLFGGLDAAGVLPGARVLDLYAGSGALGLEAVSRGAASADLVEKAPSAAAVTERNARTVGRAVPTAVVRVHRSSADAFLQSTSAQFDLIFLDPPYDLDDSALAQTLALVDDAAADDALVIVERAARSAEPAVPETLRALRSKRYGDTALWWYERTERGAQPAAPSQSR, from the coding sequence GTGACGCGCATCATCTCCGGCGCCGCCGGGTCGCTCACCCTCGCCGTGCCGGACCGTGGCACCCGCCCGACGAGCGACCGCGTCCGCGAATCGCTGTTCGGGGGACTGGATGCCGCGGGCGTTCTGCCCGGCGCACGCGTCCTCGACCTCTACGCGGGCTCGGGCGCGCTGGGGCTCGAAGCCGTCAGTCGGGGCGCCGCCTCGGCTGATCTCGTCGAGAAGGCCCCGTCGGCCGCGGCGGTCACCGAGCGCAACGCCCGCACCGTCGGCCGCGCGGTGCCGACGGCTGTCGTCCGGGTGCACCGCTCGAGCGCCGATGCCTTCCTGCAATCGACGTCGGCGCAGTTCGACCTGATCTTCCTCGACCCGCCGTACGACCTCGACGACTCCGCCCTCGCGCAGACGCTCGCTCTCGTGGACGACGCCGCCGCGGACGACGCCCTCGTCATCGTCGAGCGAGCGGCCCGATCCGCCGAACCGGCGGTCCCGGAAACGCTGCGGGCGCTCCGCTCCAAGCGCTACGGCGACACCGCCCTGTGGTGGTACGAACGCACCGAGCGCGGCGCTCAGCCCGCGGCGCCGTCCCAGTCTCGGTAA
- the leuC gene encoding 3-isopropylmalate dehydratase large subunit, translated as MSIPTPPARPRTLAEKVWDDHLVVKGENGQPDLIYIDLHLVHEVTSPQAFDGLRAEGRPLRRLDLTIATEDHNTPTLDIDKPIADLTSRTQIETLRRNAEEFGVRLHSLGDAEQGIVHVVGPQLGLTMPGITVVCGDSHTSTHGAFGAMAFGIGTSEVEHVMATQTLPLKPFKTMAITVEGELKEGVTAKDIILAVIAKIGTNGGQGYVLEYRGSAIRSLSMEGRMTMCNMSIEAGARAGMVAPDDITFEYVKGRPHAPTGQDWDDAVAYWRTLPSDEGAVYDAEIFIDAGELEPFVTWGTNPGQGVSLSAAVPSPDDFTDPDEKAAAQRALEYMDLEPGTPLKEIPVDAVFMGSCTNSRIEDLRAFASIIEGRTKADGVRVMVVPGSARVRLEAEAEGLDRVFTEFGAEWRFAGCSMCLGMNPDQLAPGERCASTSNRNFEGRQGKGGRTHLVSPLVAAATAVLGRLASPSDLPAREKVEA; from the coding sequence ATGAGCATTCCCACCCCGCCCGCACGCCCGCGCACCCTGGCCGAGAAGGTCTGGGACGACCATCTGGTCGTGAAGGGCGAGAACGGTCAGCCCGACCTCATCTACATCGACCTGCACCTGGTCCACGAGGTCACGAGCCCGCAGGCGTTCGACGGTCTGCGTGCCGAGGGGCGCCCGCTGCGCCGCCTCGACCTGACGATCGCGACCGAGGACCACAACACCCCGACGCTCGACATCGACAAGCCGATCGCCGACCTGACGAGCCGGACGCAGATCGAGACCCTGCGTCGCAACGCCGAGGAGTTCGGCGTGCGGCTGCACTCGCTGGGCGACGCCGAGCAGGGGATCGTGCACGTCGTCGGACCGCAGCTCGGTCTGACGATGCCCGGCATCACCGTGGTCTGCGGTGACAGCCACACCTCGACCCACGGTGCGTTCGGCGCGATGGCCTTCGGCATCGGCACGAGCGAGGTGGAGCACGTCATGGCGACCCAGACGCTGCCCCTCAAGCCCTTCAAGACCATGGCGATCACGGTCGAGGGCGAGCTCAAAGAGGGCGTCACCGCGAAGGACATCATCCTCGCCGTCATCGCGAAGATCGGCACGAACGGCGGTCAGGGCTACGTGCTCGAGTACCGCGGCAGCGCCATCCGCTCGCTCTCGATGGAGGGCCGCATGACGATGTGCAACATGTCGATCGAGGCCGGCGCGCGCGCCGGCATGGTCGCGCCCGACGACATCACGTTCGAGTACGTCAAGGGCCGTCCCCACGCCCCGACGGGGCAGGACTGGGATGACGCGGTGGCGTACTGGCGCACCCTGCCGAGCGACGAAGGCGCGGTCTACGACGCCGAGATCTTCATCGATGCCGGCGAGCTCGAGCCGTTCGTGACCTGGGGCACCAACCCCGGGCAGGGCGTGTCGCTCAGCGCGGCGGTGCCCTCGCCCGACGACTTCACCGACCCGGACGAGAAGGCAGCAGCCCAGCGGGCGCTCGAGTACATGGACCTCGAGCCGGGCACGCCGCTGAAGGAGATCCCCGTCGACGCGGTCTTCATGGGCTCGTGCACCAACAGCCGCATCGAGGACCTGCGGGCGTTCGCCTCGATCATCGAGGGGCGTACCAAGGCGGACGGCGTCCGCGTCATGGTGGTTCCCGGCTCCGCGCGGGTGCGGCTGGAGGCCGAGGCCGAGGGTCTGGACCGCGTGTTCACCGAGTTCGGCGCCGAATGGCGCTTCGCCGGCTGCTCGATGTGCCTCGGCATGAACCCCGACCAGCTCGCCCCCGGCGAGCGATGCGCGTCGACGAGCAACCGCAACTTCGAAGGCCGGCAGGGCAAGGGCGGGCGCACGCACCTGGTGTCGCCGCTCGTCGCCGCTGCCACCGCTGTGCTCGGACGGCTCGCCAGCCCGAGCGATCTGCCCGCGCGCGAGAAGGTCGAGGCCTGA
- a CDS encoding lysophospholipid acyltransferase family protein — protein sequence MSEIRRRASAEKTKPTPFWLAAAVVVPAVGLLAKIEIEGGEHLPENGPYVLAPNHYSEFDPIIVAVATWRLGRAPRFMAKESLFRVPVVGGVLRGLGMIPVSRATSASAAGQAIAQAAELVADGRGVIVYPEGSLTREPDLWPMRGKSGAVRVAVAGDIPIIPVATWGVQSILPRYGKLSLWPLRKRVRVRFGPRVELPFAAGQTPSPAQLVAGTDAVMGRIAGLLGELRDEQPPAHRWNPGEHGQRETGRLES from the coding sequence GTGAGCGAGATCCGTCGTCGCGCTTCCGCCGAGAAGACGAAGCCGACCCCGTTCTGGCTGGCCGCCGCCGTCGTCGTACCGGCGGTGGGCCTCCTCGCCAAGATCGAGATCGAGGGCGGCGAGCATCTGCCCGAGAACGGGCCGTACGTGCTCGCGCCCAACCACTACAGCGAGTTCGATCCGATCATCGTGGCGGTCGCGACCTGGCGTCTCGGCCGGGCACCGCGGTTCATGGCGAAGGAGAGCCTGTTCCGGGTTCCCGTCGTCGGCGGCGTGCTGCGCGGCCTCGGCATGATCCCGGTCTCGCGCGCGACCTCCGCGTCCGCCGCGGGCCAGGCGATCGCGCAGGCGGCCGAGCTCGTCGCGGACGGTCGCGGCGTCATCGTCTACCCCGAGGGGTCGCTCACCCGCGAGCCCGACCTGTGGCCGATGCGCGGAAAGTCGGGCGCGGTGCGGGTCGCGGTCGCCGGCGACATCCCGATCATCCCGGTCGCGACGTGGGGCGTGCAGTCGATCCTGCCGCGCTACGGCAAGCTCAGCCTGTGGCCGCTGCGCAAGCGCGTGCGGGTGCGGTTCGGACCGCGCGTCGAGCTGCCGTTCGCGGCTGGGCAGACGCCCTCGCCGGCGCAGCTGGTCGCGGGAACGGATGCCGTCATGGGACGCATCGCCGGACTCCTCGGCGAGCTGCGCGACGAGCAGCCGCCCGCGCACCGCTGGAACCCCGGCGAGCACGGTCAGAGAGAGACGGGTCGCCTTGAGTCGTAA
- a CDS encoding DUF3515 family protein, translating into MPRRRTIPALVMVSATLLLGGCAGTVAVPAAPQANAPECAEVMVRLPDSVAGAERRWTDSQSTAAWGDPTTVIFSCGVPSPGPTTLRCESVAGVDWVIDESEAPRFRVTTFGREPAVELFFDTEITEDVQGVSSRDVLESLSPVVARLPRTGAACVDRAEATPVPTPVTP; encoded by the coding sequence ATGCCGCGCCGCCGCACGATCCCCGCACTCGTCATGGTCTCGGCGACGCTGCTGCTCGGCGGCTGCGCCGGCACGGTGGCGGTCCCTGCCGCCCCCCAGGCCAACGCCCCCGAGTGCGCCGAGGTCATGGTGCGTCTGCCCGACTCGGTGGCCGGAGCGGAACGCCGGTGGACCGACAGCCAGTCGACCGCGGCGTGGGGCGACCCCACGACCGTCATCTTCTCGTGCGGCGTCCCCAGCCCCGGCCCGACGACCCTGCGCTGCGAGTCCGTCGCCGGCGTGGACTGGGTCATCGACGAGTCCGAGGCTCCGCGCTTCCGGGTGACGACGTTCGGACGCGAGCCCGCCGTCGAGCTCTTCTTCGACACCGAGATCACCGAGGACGTTCAGGGCGTGTCGAGCCGGGACGTGCTCGAGTCCCTCTCCCCCGTCGTCGCGCGCCTGCCGCGCACCGGGGCCGCGTGCGTCGACCGCGCTGAGGCGACGCCGGTCCCGACCCCCGTCACGCCCTGA
- the leuD gene encoding 3-isopropylmalate dehydratase small subunit: protein MDKFETHTGIVAPLKRSAVDTDQIIPAVYLKRVTKTGFEDALFANWRQDPDFILNQPHYAHASILVAGPDFGTGSSREHAVWALRDYGFRVVLAPKFADIFRGNAGKQGLLAGVISEADRDAIWAAAEAQPGVTMTVDLAARTASIGDLRVPFEIDDYTRWRLLEGLDDIGLTLRNEEAIAQFEARREAWRPRTLPVA, encoded by the coding sequence ATGGACAAGTTCGAGACTCACACCGGGATCGTCGCGCCGCTGAAGCGCTCCGCGGTCGACACCGATCAGATCATCCCCGCGGTGTACCTCAAGCGGGTCACCAAGACCGGATTCGAGGACGCCCTCTTCGCCAACTGGCGACAGGACCCCGACTTCATCCTGAATCAGCCGCATTACGCCCACGCGTCGATCCTGGTCGCCGGCCCCGACTTCGGCACGGGCTCGAGCCGTGAGCACGCCGTCTGGGCGCTGCGCGACTACGGCTTCCGCGTCGTGCTCGCGCCGAAGTTCGCCGACATCTTCCGCGGCAACGCGGGCAAGCAGGGCCTGCTCGCCGGGGTCATCTCGGAGGCCGACCGCGACGCCATCTGGGCGGCGGCCGAGGCGCAGCCCGGCGTCACCATGACGGTCGACCTCGCGGCGCGCACGGCCTCGATCGGCGACCTCCGCGTCCCCTTCGAGATCGACGATTACACTCGATGGAGGCTCCTCGAGGGACTCGACGACATCGGGCTCACGCTGCGCAACGAAGAGGCGATCGCGCAGTTCGAGGCGCGCCGTGAGGCGTGGCGACCTCGGACACTCCCCGTCGCGTAG
- a CDS encoding NAD(P)H-dependent glycerol-3-phosphate dehydrogenase gives MSRKPDTAAPRVAVIGSGSWGTTFGKVLADGGARVTMWARRAELAHEIREGKRNSQYLPGINLPRSMTATHRLAEALDGAEQVYLAVSSQALRENLTAIRPLLAEGTMPVVSLMKGVEKRSGLRMSQVIQQELECDPSRIAVASGPNLALEIARQQPTAAVIASSSQETAEAVARRSRNAYFRSFVNTDVIGTEFGGVLKNLIAVAIGIVDGVGYGENTKASIITRGLVEMTDFAVVQGAQPETLQGLAGLGDLIATCQSPLSRNNTAGRLLGQGYSFQDVVKQMDQTAEGLASVAPVLQLAREAGIRMPIVEQVKMVLDGTMNPRDIAPHLTTDDDKPTGERTHHGDDSSSGAFRRALQRAFDQFRHGGRGAAGDRP, from the coding sequence TTGAGTCGTAAGCCCGACACCGCCGCCCCGCGCGTCGCCGTCATCGGCTCGGGCAGCTGGGGCACCACGTTCGGCAAGGTGCTCGCCGACGGCGGCGCCCGCGTCACGATGTGGGCCCGGCGCGCCGAGCTCGCGCACGAGATCCGCGAGGGCAAGCGCAACAGCCAGTACCTGCCCGGAATCAACCTGCCGCGGTCGATGACCGCGACGCACCGTCTCGCGGAGGCGCTCGACGGCGCCGAGCAGGTGTACCTCGCGGTCTCGAGCCAGGCGCTGCGCGAGAACCTCACGGCGATCCGTCCGTTGCTGGCGGAGGGGACGATGCCCGTCGTCTCGCTCATGAAGGGCGTCGAGAAGCGGTCGGGACTGCGGATGAGCCAGGTCATCCAGCAGGAGCTGGAGTGCGACCCGAGCCGCATCGCGGTCGCATCGGGCCCGAACCTCGCGCTCGAGATCGCCCGGCAGCAGCCGACTGCGGCGGTCATCGCCTCGTCGAGCCAGGAGACGGCCGAGGCCGTCGCCCGTCGCTCGCGCAACGCGTACTTCCGCTCCTTCGTGAACACCGACGTCATCGGCACGGAGTTCGGCGGCGTGCTCAAGAACCTCATCGCCGTCGCGATCGGCATCGTCGACGGCGTCGGCTACGGCGAGAACACCAAGGCGTCGATCATCACACGCGGACTCGTCGAGATGACCGACTTCGCGGTCGTGCAGGGCGCCCAGCCCGAGACGCTGCAGGGCCTCGCCGGCCTCGGTGACCTCATCGCGACGTGCCAGTCGCCGCTCAGCAGGAACAACACCGCGGGTCGCCTGCTCGGGCAGGGCTACTCGTTCCAGGATGTCGTCAAGCAGATGGATCAGACGGCCGAAGGCCTCGCGTCCGTCGCGCCCGTGCTGCAGCTGGCGCGCGAGGCGGGCATCCGCATGCCGATCGTGGAGCAGGTCAAGATGGTCCTCGACGGCACGATGAACCCCCGCGACATCGCCCCCCACCTGACCACTGACGACGACAAGCCGACCGGCGAGAGGACCCACCATGGCGACGACAGCAGTAGCGGTGCTTTTCGGCGGGCGCTCCAGCGAGCATTCGATCAGTTCCGCCACGGCGGCCGGGGTGCTGCGGGCGATCGACCGTGA
- a CDS encoding TerC family protein: MDLPVPFQIVALVVLVLVLIADLLIIVKRPHIPSPKESTLWVLFYVGLALAFAGILWAVADVEHAGQFVAGWLTEYSLSIDNLFVFVLIMSQFSVPRRYQQKVLMVGIIIALVLRGLFILAGAAIIEQFSWVFYIFGAFLIYTAIKQAFPGGDHDDDVKRESFLVRIVRRTVDISEEYDGPKVRTVVNGKRMFTPMIIVFVAIGVTDLLFALDSIPAIFGITQDPFLVFTANIFALMGLRQLYFLLGDLLDRLKYLHYGIAFILAFIGVKLVLHAMHENELFFINGGEHIEWAPEISTWVSLGVIIASMAVATVASLIAARREGATAQDPDAAAAAVADEQGTPATVEQPPAPDDRS, from the coding sequence ATGGACCTCCCCGTGCCGTTCCAGATCGTCGCGCTCGTCGTGCTGGTTCTCGTGCTCATCGCCGACCTGCTCATCATCGTCAAGCGACCCCACATCCCGTCGCCGAAGGAATCGACGCTGTGGGTGCTGTTCTACGTCGGCCTCGCGCTGGCGTTCGCGGGCATCCTCTGGGCCGTCGCCGACGTCGAGCACGCGGGGCAGTTCGTCGCGGGCTGGCTGACCGAGTACAGCCTGTCGATCGACAACCTGTTCGTCTTCGTGCTGATCATGAGCCAGTTCTCGGTGCCCCGGCGCTACCAGCAGAAGGTGCTGATGGTCGGCATCATCATCGCCCTGGTGCTGCGCGGTCTGTTCATCCTGGCCGGGGCCGCGATCATCGAGCAGTTCAGCTGGGTGTTCTACATCTTCGGCGCCTTCCTGATCTATACCGCGATCAAGCAGGCGTTCCCGGGCGGCGACCACGACGACGACGTCAAGCGAGAGAGCTTCCTCGTGCGCATCGTGCGGCGCACCGTCGACATCTCGGAGGAGTACGACGGCCCGAAGGTCCGCACCGTGGTGAACGGCAAGCGCATGTTCACGCCGATGATCATCGTCTTCGTGGCCATCGGGGTGACCGATCTGCTGTTCGCGCTGGACTCGATCCCGGCGATCTTCGGCATCACGCAGGACCCGTTCCTCGTGTTCACCGCCAACATCTTCGCCCTCATGGGCCTGCGACAGCTCTACTTCCTGCTGGGCGATCTCCTCGACCGGCTCAAGTACCTGCACTACGGCATCGCCTTCATCCTCGCCTTCATCGGCGTCAAGCTCGTGCTGCACGCGATGCACGAGAACGAGCTGTTCTTCATCAACGGCGGCGAGCACATCGAATGGGCCCCCGAGATCTCGACCTGGGTCTCGCTCGGGGTCATCATCGCCTCGATGGCGGTCGCCACGGTGGCCAGCCTCATCGCCGCTCGGCGCGAGGGCGCGACCGCCCAGGACCCGGATGCCGCGGCGGCAGCTGTCGCGGACGAGCAGGGCACCCCGGCGACGGTCGAGCAGCCGCCGGCCCCCGACGACCGGTCATGA
- the murA gene encoding UDP-N-acetylglucosamine 1-carboxyvinyltransferase, with the protein MNTLPSESTPPANGIRREDGEILEIRGGRPLVGRVDVKGAKNFATKAMVASLLGETESVLRDVPAISDVAVVRSLLEVHGVTVADDGEGTYRLDPSGAESAGFEEIDAHAGASRIPILFCGPLLHLLGQAFIPDLGGCRIGDRPIDFHLDALRKFGAIVDKQPSGIRLSAPEGLHGADIELPYPSVGATEQVLLTAVRAKGTTELRNAAIEPEIMDLIAVLQKMGAIISYEPNRVIFIEGVDKLRGYDHRSIFDRNEAASWACAALATDGDIFVAGAKQQEMLTFLNVFRKAGGDFDIQEDGIRFRRAGALRPVSVETDVHPGFMTDWQQPLIVALTQAEGVSTVHETVYENRLGFTQALNKMGAQIVVHPEGIASPDRRVPRRALEQAAVITGPTPLHGADVVVPDLRGGYSYVIAALAAEGVSVVRNVGIIRRGYEKFFDKLTALGADFDVIG; encoded by the coding sequence ATGAACACTCTCCCGAGTGAGTCGACGCCGCCTGCGAACGGCATCCGTCGAGAAGACGGCGAGATCCTCGAGATCCGCGGCGGACGCCCGCTGGTGGGCCGCGTCGACGTGAAGGGCGCGAAGAACTTCGCGACCAAGGCCATGGTGGCCTCGCTGCTGGGCGAGACCGAGAGCGTGCTGCGCGACGTGCCGGCCATCAGCGACGTCGCCGTCGTGCGCTCCCTCCTCGAGGTGCACGGCGTGACGGTCGCCGACGACGGCGAGGGCACGTACCGGCTCGACCCGAGCGGCGCCGAGTCGGCGGGCTTCGAGGAGATCGACGCGCACGCGGGAGCATCGCGCATCCCGATCCTCTTCTGCGGACCGCTCCTGCACCTCCTGGGCCAGGCGTTCATCCCCGACCTCGGTGGATGCCGCATCGGCGATCGCCCGATCGACTTCCACCTCGACGCGCTCCGCAAGTTCGGCGCGATCGTCGACAAGCAGCCCAGCGGCATCCGGCTCTCGGCTCCCGAGGGGCTGCACGGCGCCGACATCGAGCTGCCGTACCCCAGCGTCGGAGCCACCGAGCAGGTGCTGCTCACGGCGGTGCGGGCGAAGGGCACGACCGAGCTGCGCAACGCGGCCATCGAGCCCGAGATCATGGACCTGATCGCGGTGCTGCAGAAGATGGGCGCGATCATCTCCTACGAGCCCAACCGCGTCATCTTCATCGAGGGCGTCGACAAGCTCCGCGGCTACGACCACCGGTCGATCTTCGACCGCAACGAGGCCGCGTCGTGGGCGTGCGCCGCGCTGGCGACCGACGGTGACATCTTCGTCGCCGGCGCCAAGCAGCAGGAGATGCTGACGTTCCTCAACGTCTTCCGCAAGGCGGGCGGCGACTTCGACATCCAGGAGGACGGCATCCGCTTCCGCCGGGCCGGCGCACTGCGCCCGGTCTCGGTCGAGACGGACGTCCACCCGGGCTTCATGACGGACTGGCAGCAGCCGCTCATCGTCGCGCTGACGCAGGCCGAAGGCGTCTCGACCGTGCACGAGACCGTGTACGAGAACCGGCTGGGCTTCACGCAGGCGCTCAACAAGATGGGCGCTCAGATCGTCGTCCACCCCGAGGGCATCGCGAGCCCCGACCGCCGCGTGCCGCGTCGCGCGCTAGAGCAGGCTGCGGTCATCACCGGTCCGACGCCGCTGCACGGAGCGGATGTCGTCGTGCCCGACCTCCGCGGCGGCTACAGCTACGTCATCGCGGCGCTGGCCGCCGAGGGCGTCTCGGTCGTCCGCAACGTCGGCATCATCCGCCGCGGCTACGAGAAGTTCTTCGACAAGCTCACGGCCCTGGGCGCTGACTTCGACGTCATCGGCTGA